In Comamonas sp. lk, the following proteins share a genomic window:
- the trxA gene encoding thioredoxin TrxA produces the protein MASELIKHITDASFESDVLQPGTTVLVDYWAEWCGPCKMIAPILDDAAESYKGKLQVTKMNVDENREIPAKFGIRGIPTLMLFKDGQLAATKVGALNKTQLSAFLDQHLA, from the coding sequence ATGGCCAGCGAATTGATCAAGCACATCACTGATGCGAGCTTTGAATCTGACGTACTGCAACCCGGCACCACCGTTCTCGTGGACTACTGGGCTGAATGGTGCGGCCCCTGCAAGATGATTGCCCCCATTTTGGACGATGCAGCAGAAAGCTATAAAGGCAAACTGCAGGTCACCAAGATGAACGTGGACGAAAACCGCGAAATCCCGGCCAAGTTCGGCATCCGCGGCATTCCCACGCTGATGCTGTTCAAGGATGGTCAGCTGGCCGCCACCAAGGTGGGCGCGCTGAACAAGACCCAGCTGTCGGCATTCCTGGATCAGCATCTGGCCTGA
- the rho gene encoding transcription termination factor Rho, with product MHLNELKALHVSEVLKQAEALEIENVGRMRKQELMFAIIKKRAKAGEQVFADGVLEILPDGFGFLRSPDTSYTASTDDIYISPSQVRRFNLHTGDMIEGEVRIPKDGERYFALTKLDKVNGGSPEANKHKMMFENLTPLFPKEQMRLERDMKGEENITGRIIDIIAPIGRGQRALIVAPPKSGKTMMMQSIAHAITANHPDVHMMVLLVDERPEEVTEMQRSVKGEIIASTFDEPATRHVHVAEMVIERAKRLVELGKDVVILLDSITRLARAYNNVVPSSGKVLSGGVDSNALQRPKRFFGAARNVEEGGSLTIIATALVDTGSRMDEVIFEEFKGTGNSELHLNRRLYEKRVFPAIELNKSGTRREELLLAPEILQKTRILRQFMFNMDEIESMELMIKNMKATKNNIEFFDMMRRGG from the coding sequence ATGCACCTTAATGAACTCAAGGCACTGCACGTGTCTGAAGTCTTGAAGCAGGCCGAAGCCCTCGAAATCGAAAACGTCGGCCGTATGCGCAAACAAGAATTGATGTTTGCCATCATCAAGAAACGCGCCAAAGCGGGTGAACAAGTTTTTGCCGACGGTGTTCTGGAAATCCTGCCCGATGGCTTTGGCTTTCTGCGCAGCCCCGACACCAGCTACACGGCCAGCACGGACGATATCTATATCTCCCCCAGCCAGGTCCGTCGCTTCAATCTGCACACCGGTGACATGATTGAAGGTGAAGTGCGCATCCCCAAGGATGGCGAGCGCTACTTTGCCCTGACCAAGCTGGACAAGGTCAACGGCGGCTCACCAGAGGCCAACAAGCACAAGATGATGTTCGAGAACCTGACGCCCCTGTTCCCCAAGGAACAGATGCGCCTGGAACGCGACATGAAGGGTGAAGAGAACATCACCGGCCGCATCATCGACATCATTGCCCCCATCGGCCGCGGTCAACGCGCCCTGATCGTGGCACCGCCCAAGAGCGGCAAGACCATGATGATGCAAAGCATTGCCCACGCCATCACGGCCAACCACCCCGACGTGCACATGATGGTGCTGCTGGTGGACGAGCGCCCTGAAGAAGTGACGGAAATGCAGCGCTCCGTCAAGGGCGAAATCATTGCCTCCACCTTCGATGAGCCAGCTACCCGCCACGTTCACGTGGCCGAGATGGTGATCGAACGCGCCAAGCGTCTGGTGGAGCTGGGCAAGGACGTGGTCATTTTGCTGGACTCCATTACCCGCCTGGCCCGCGCCTACAACAACGTCGTGCCCAGCTCCGGCAAGGTGCTGTCCGGCGGTGTGGACTCCAACGCCCTGCAACGCCCCAAGCGTTTCTTTGGTGCAGCACGCAATGTGGAAGAAGGCGGCTCGCTGACCATCATCGCCACCGCGCTGGTCGATACCGGCAGCCGCATGGACGAAGTGATCTTTGAAGAGTTCAAGGGCACGGGCAACAGCGAACTGCACCTGAACCGCCGCCTGTATGAAAAGCGCGTGTTCCCGGCCATCGAGCTCAACAAGAGCGGCACCCGCCGTGAAGAGCTGCTGCTGGCGCCCGAGATTCTGCAAAAGACGCGCATCCTGCGTCAGTTCATGTTCAATATGGACGAGATCGAGTCCATGGAACTGATGATCAAGAACATGAAGGCCACGAAGAACAATATCGAGTTCTTCGACATGATGCGCCGCGGCGGTTGA
- a CDS encoding type B 50S ribosomal protein L31, which yields MKEGIHPNYREVLFSDLSNGFKFVTRSCVNTKETETFEGKEYPLFKLDTSSESHPFYTGTQKSVDNMGGRVEKFRNRFGKK from the coding sequence ATGAAAGAAGGCATTCACCCTAACTACCGCGAAGTTCTGTTCTCGGACCTGTCCAACGGCTTCAAGTTCGTGACACGTTCTTGCGTGAACACCAAGGAAACCGAAACCTTCGAAGGCAAGGAATACCCGCTGTTCAAGCTGGATACCTCCTCTGAATCGCACCCCTTCTACACCGGCACACAAAAGTCGGTGGACAACATGGGCGGCCGCGTGGAGAAGTTCCGCAACCGCTTCGGCAAGAAGTAA
- a CDS encoding MATE family efflux transporter has product MSTSTEIKHIGRHALTVLAGQLAVMAFGTTDTIVAGRYSDSAVAALSVGAAIFISVYASLMGIFQALLPLWAEQRGAQQPLAIGRSLRQSMYLCVIACIAGMAVLLMPDPLLRWTHVPEALQHEVKLYLAVLAFGLPPALLFRIFSALNQALGHPQLVTWLQLLSLIVKVPLSIWFTFGGAGLPAMGAVGCAWATLTVNYLMFFVALQLLRLQPIYAPLALWHKPERPDWTMLGHFVRLGIPAGLAILVEVTSFTLMALFVARQGTLASAGHQIAANLAAICYMVPLSLAIATSARVGYWRGAGNEALARSLISRCFWLAALTGITLSALVFIAKHWIASIYTSSPEVIALASLLLSWVAIYHCADAVQTFCIFVLRCYRITVAPLIIYCLLLWGGGLGLGYWLAYEWQAGARWTDLQHTPLPFWLASAAALLVTALAFSSILHRAIHQPQPRLEA; this is encoded by the coding sequence ATGAGCACCAGCACCGAGATAAAGCACATAGGCCGCCATGCACTCACGGTGCTGGCCGGCCAGCTGGCCGTGATGGCGTTTGGCACGACCGACACCATTGTTGCCGGCCGCTACTCCGATAGCGCCGTGGCCGCCCTGTCTGTGGGGGCGGCCATTTTCATCAGCGTCTACGCCTCGTTGATGGGCATCTTCCAGGCGCTTTTGCCCTTGTGGGCCGAGCAGCGCGGCGCCCAGCAGCCTCTGGCCATTGGCAGGTCGCTGCGCCAGTCCATGTATCTGTGCGTGATTGCATGCATAGCGGGCATGGCCGTACTCCTCATGCCGGATCCGCTGCTGCGCTGGACCCATGTACCCGAGGCGCTTCAGCACGAAGTCAAGCTTTACTTGGCCGTACTGGCCTTTGGTCTGCCGCCGGCGCTGCTGTTTCGCATCTTCAGCGCACTCAATCAGGCACTAGGCCACCCACAGCTGGTCACCTGGCTGCAGCTGCTCTCGCTGATCGTCAAAGTGCCGCTGTCCATCTGGTTCACCTTTGGCGGCGCAGGCCTGCCAGCCATGGGCGCCGTGGGCTGCGCCTGGGCCACGCTGACGGTCAACTACCTCATGTTTTTCGTGGCACTGCAGCTGCTGCGGCTGCAGCCGATTTACGCCCCCTTGGCCTTGTGGCACAAGCCAGAGCGCCCGGACTGGACGATGCTGGGCCACTTTGTGCGCCTGGGCATTCCTGCGGGCCTGGCCATCCTGGTGGAGGTGACCTCATTCACGCTGATGGCCTTGTTCGTGGCGCGCCAGGGCACACTGGCTTCGGCCGGCCATCAGATTGCGGCCAATCTGGCAGCTATTTGCTATATGGTGCCGCTGTCTCTGGCGATCGCCACCAGCGCCCGCGTAGGCTACTGGCGCGGCGCAGGCAACGAAGCCCTGGCCCGCAGCCTGATTTCAAGGTGTTTTTGGCTTGCAGCGCTTACAGGTATTACGCTATCAGCTCTGGTATTCATAGCAAAACACTGGATTGCAAGCATCTACACCAGCAGCCCTGAAGTCATTGCCCTGGCCTCGCTACTGCTGAGCTGGGTGGCTATTTATCACTGCGCCGACGCCGTGCAGACCTTTTGCATTTTTGTGCTGCGCTGCTACCGCATCACCGTCGCTCCGCTCATCATCTATTGCCTGCTGCTCTGGGGCGGCGGCCTGGGCCTGGGATACTGGCTGGCCTATGAATGGCAAGCAGGAGCGCGCTGGACCGATCTCCAGCACACCCCCTTGCCCTTCTGGCTGGCCAGCGCAGCCGCCTTGCTGGTGACCGCCCTGGCCTTCAGCTCCATCTTGCACCGCGCCATACACCAGCCTCAGCCCAGACTTGAAGCCTAG
- the phoR gene encoding phosphate regulon sensor histidine kinase PhoR — protein MGWRGFRLLASQIAAALVAWLVWVYLIHPEAKLAQQSVAVLAGALIGGWIWWLVDSWNGAQLLRWLRQSELGAVPNLSGIWGEAGVRMRRWIRQSVQQVQQGDQRLNDILSALQASPNGVVLLDAQGRIEWCNQIAARQFGFDADRDVMQSIGNLVRDPQFSAYFAAQDFTHDLIMQGRESTPSRPVKLSVQLYGYGEGRRLLLARDVTALEQAEAMRRDFVANVSHEIRTPLTVLAGFVETLQNLPLEEAERNRYLELMAQQAERMQHLVEDLLTLSRLEGSPLPSSNDWVSVSQLLQRCENEARGLSTALTRKQARPHVLEFPADEVLAQAGEVAGASAELHSAFSNLLGNAMRYTPAGGKIEVRWESLPDGSARFAVKDSGAGIDPKHITRLTERFYRVDRSRSRDTGGTGLGLAIVKHVLQRHGATLSISSTVGQGSEFAVTFPPLRIRQGQTVLPRPQVAAAD, from the coding sequence ATGGGGTGGCGTGGTTTTCGATTATTGGCCTCTCAGATTGCCGCCGCCCTGGTGGCCTGGCTGGTCTGGGTCTATCTCATTCATCCCGAAGCCAAGCTGGCGCAGCAATCCGTTGCCGTGCTGGCCGGGGCATTGATAGGCGGCTGGATCTGGTGGCTGGTGGACAGCTGGAATGGTGCGCAGCTGCTGCGCTGGCTGCGTCAATCCGAGCTGGGTGCCGTGCCCAATCTCTCGGGCATCTGGGGCGAGGCCGGCGTGCGCATGCGCCGCTGGATTCGCCAAAGCGTGCAGCAGGTGCAGCAAGGTGATCAGCGCCTGAACGATATCTTGTCGGCCTTGCAGGCCAGTCCCAACGGCGTGGTCTTGCTCGATGCCCAGGGGCGTATTGAATGGTGCAACCAGATTGCTGCCCGCCAGTTCGGCTTCGATGCGGACCGGGATGTGATGCAAAGCATTGGCAATCTGGTGCGTGATCCGCAGTTCAGTGCCTATTTTGCGGCGCAGGATTTCACGCACGATCTGATCATGCAGGGGCGTGAAAGCACGCCTTCGCGTCCCGTCAAACTCTCGGTACAGCTCTATGGCTACGGAGAAGGGCGCAGGCTGCTGCTGGCACGCGATGTGACGGCGCTGGAGCAGGCCGAGGCCATGCGCCGCGATTTTGTGGCCAATGTCTCGCATGAAATCCGCACGCCGCTGACGGTGCTCGCCGGCTTTGTGGAAACCTTGCAGAACCTGCCGTTGGAAGAGGCGGAGCGCAACCGCTACCTGGAACTGATGGCCCAGCAGGCTGAGCGCATGCAGCATCTGGTGGAAGATTTGCTGACCCTCTCGCGTCTGGAAGGCAGTCCTTTGCCCAGCAGCAACGACTGGGTGTCGGTGAGCCAGCTGCTGCAGCGTTGCGAGAACGAGGCGCGCGGTCTGTCTACCGCGCTCACGCGCAAGCAGGCCAGACCGCATGTATTGGAGTTTCCCGCCGATGAGGTGCTGGCGCAGGCCGGTGAAGTGGCCGGTGCCAGTGCGGAGCTGCACAGCGCATTTTCCAATCTGCTGGGCAATGCCATGCGTTACACGCCGGCCGGCGGCAAGATCGAGGTGCGCTGGGAAAGCCTGCCCGATGGCTCGGCCCGTTTTGCCGTCAAGGATTCCGGCGCCGGCATCGACCCCAAGCACATCACGCGGCTGACGGAGCGTTTTTACCGCGTGGATCGCAGCCGCTCGCGGGACACCGGCGGCACGGGCCTGGGTCTGGCCATCGTCAAGCATGTGCTGCAGCGACATGGCGCCACGCTGAGCATCAGCAGCACCGTGGGCCAGGGCTCGGAATTTGCGGTGACATTTCCGCCGCTGCGCATTCGCCAGGGGCAAACCGTGTTGCCACGGCCCCAGGTGGCCGCAGCCGACTAG
- the phoB gene encoding phosphate regulon transcriptional regulator PhoB, translating to MKKMPMVLIVEDEPAIAELIAVNLRHNGFQPVWAEDGVSAQRELDAVLPDVILLDWMLPGSSGLMLARKWRADARTKSVPILMLTARGDEPDKVAGLDAGADDYITKPFSTQELLARIRAVLRRRAPEQVQDKVSVGELVLDAAAHRVSWQGDLLKVGPTEFKLLNYLMKHPERVHSRAQLLDKVWGDHVFIEERTVDVHVKRLRESLGVAGVLIETVRGAGYRFSAQAMA from the coding sequence ATGAAGAAGATGCCCATGGTCCTCATCGTAGAGGACGAACCGGCCATTGCGGAGCTGATTGCGGTCAACCTGCGTCACAACGGTTTTCAGCCCGTCTGGGCCGAGGACGGTGTATCGGCACAGCGTGAGCTCGATGCCGTGCTGCCCGATGTCATCTTGCTGGACTGGATGTTGCCAGGCTCCAGCGGGCTGATGCTGGCGCGCAAATGGCGTGCGGATGCGCGTACCAAGAGCGTGCCGATTCTGATGCTGACCGCGCGTGGCGACGAGCCCGACAAGGTGGCCGGCCTGGATGCGGGGGCGGATGACTACATCACCAAGCCTTTCTCCACGCAGGAGCTGCTGGCCCGGATTCGCGCCGTGCTCAGGCGCCGTGCTCCCGAGCAGGTGCAGGACAAGGTCAGCGTGGGTGAGCTGGTGCTGGATGCCGCCGCCCATCGCGTGAGCTGGCAGGGCGACTTGCTCAAGGTGGGGCCCACCGAGTTCAAGCTGCTCAACTATCTGATGAAGCACCCCGAGCGCGTGCACAGCCGAGCCCAGTTGCTGGACAAGGTCTGGGGCGATCATGTGTTCATCGAAGAACGCACGGTGGACGTGCACGTCAAACGCCTGCGCGAGTCGCTGGGCGTGGCCGGCGTGCTGATTGAAACCGTGCGCGGTGCGGGTTACCGCTTCAGTGCCCAGGCCATGGCCTGA
- the phoU gene encoding phosphate signaling complex protein PhoU, producing the protein MTEKHLSSQFDTELNRVSARVMELGGLVESQIRQAVYALTSFNTDAVEQVISTEKRVNAMEVEIDHELSSIIARRQPTARDLRLLIAFSKATANLERMGDEACKMARMVKSIIDGGASRSLPTGDLRVAAEMASELLRKTLDAFARLDTKAAVVILKEDDLIDEEFDGFVRKLITYMMEDPRTISASLDLLFLAKAIERIGDHSKNVAELIIYLVEGKDVRHQTMADIESALR; encoded by the coding sequence ATGACAGAAAAACATCTCTCCAGTCAGTTTGATACCGAACTCAACCGTGTCTCCGCCCGCGTGATGGAGCTCGGCGGTTTGGTGGAGTCGCAGATTCGCCAGGCCGTTTATGCCCTGACCAGCTTCAACACCGATGCTGTGGAACAGGTCATCAGCACCGAAAAGCGCGTCAATGCCATGGAAGTGGAAATTGACCATGAGCTTTCTTCCATCATTGCCCGCCGCCAGCCTACGGCCCGTGATCTGCGCTTGCTGATCGCGTTTTCCAAGGCCACGGCCAATCTGGAGCGCATGGGTGACGAGGCCTGCAAGATGGCCCGCATGGTCAAGTCCATCATTGATGGCGGTGCTTCGCGCTCTTTGCCCACGGGCGATCTGCGGGTGGCGGCCGAAATGGCCTCCGAGTTGCTGCGCAAGACGCTGGATGCTTTTGCGCGCCTGGACACCAAGGCGGCAGTGGTCATCCTCAAGGAAGACGATCTGATCGACGAAGAATTCGACGGCTTTGTGCGCAAGCTCATCACCTACATGATGGAAGATCCGCGCACGATTTCTGCCAGCCTGGACCTGCTGTTCCTGGCCAAGGCGATCGAACGCATCGGAGACCATTCCAAGAATGTGGCCGAGCTGATCATCTACCTTGTCGAAGGCAAGGATGTACGCCATCAGACGATGGCAGATATCGAATCTGCGTTGCGTTAA
- the pstB gene encoding phosphate ABC transporter ATP-binding protein PstB, with product MTATTSTTPGSSKLTVRDLNFYYGKFHALKNINLDIPEKKVTAFIGPSGCGKSTLLRTFNRMFELYPEQRAEGQILLDGENLLTSKQDVALIRAKVGMVFQKPTPFPMSIYDNIAFGVKLFENLNASDMDDRVEWALRKAALWNEVKDKLQQSGSGLSGGQQQRLCIARGIAIKPEVLLLDEPCSALDPISTAKIEELIAELKNDYTVVIVTHNMQQAARCSDYTAYMYLGDLMEFGETEQMFFKPQRKETEDYITGRFG from the coding sequence ATGACTGCAACCACCTCCACCACACCTGGCAGCTCCAAGCTGACCGTGCGCGATCTGAACTTCTATTACGGCAAGTTCCACGCCCTGAAGAACATCAACCTCGACATTCCCGAGAAAAAAGTCACTGCCTTCATCGGCCCCTCGGGTTGTGGCAAATCCACGCTGCTGCGTACCTTCAATCGCATGTTCGAGCTGTATCCCGAACAGCGTGCCGAAGGCCAGATCTTGCTGGATGGCGAGAACCTGCTGACCAGCAAGCAGGATGTGGCCCTGATCCGTGCCAAGGTCGGTATGGTGTTTCAGAAGCCCACGCCGTTTCCCATGTCCATCTACGACAACATCGCTTTTGGCGTGAAGCTGTTTGAAAACCTCAACGCTTCCGATATGGACGATCGCGTGGAATGGGCGCTGCGCAAGGCTGCGCTGTGGAACGAAGTCAAGGACAAGCTGCAGCAAAGCGGCTCGGGTCTGTCGGGCGGTCAGCAGCAACGCCTGTGCATTGCGCGCGGCATTGCCATCAAGCCCGAGGTGCTGCTGCTCGATGAGCCCTGCTCGGCGCTGGATCCGATTTCCACCGCCAAGATCGAAGAGCTGATTGCGGAACTCAAGAACGACTACACCGTGGTCATCGTGACCCACAACATGCAACAGGCCGCGCGCTGCAGCGATTACACGGCCTATATGTATTTGGGCGACCTGATGGAGTTCGGTGAAACCGAACAGATGTTCTTCAAGCCCCAGCGCAAGGAAACCGAAGACTACATTACCGGCCGTTTTGGTTGA
- the pstA gene encoding phosphate ABC transporter permease PstA: MNSTSAKMISASELAAVRQAKYNQRKRLNQLALALSLAAMAFGVFWLVWILWETIRQGMGGLSVALFSQMTPPPNEAGGIANAIFGSFIMVALATFVGTPIGVMAGVYLAEYDKKSWLASTTRFVNDILLSAPSIVIGLFVYTVVVTRFKSFSGYAGVVALALIVIPVVIRTTENMLVLVPSSLREAAYALGTPKWKVIMMVTLRAARAGVITGVLLAVARIAGETAPLLFTALNNQFWNADLSKPMASLPVTIFKFAMSPYENWQQLAWAGVFLITVAVLGLNILARFITRQK; encoded by the coding sequence ATGAACTCGACGTCCGCAAAGATGATCTCTGCGTCGGAACTGGCCGCCGTGCGGCAGGCCAAGTACAACCAGCGCAAGCGCCTCAATCAGCTGGCCCTGGCCTTGTCGCTGGCCGCCATGGCTTTCGGCGTGTTCTGGCTGGTCTGGATTCTCTGGGAAACCATTCGCCAGGGTATGGGTGGCCTGAGCGTCGCCCTGTTCTCGCAGATGACGCCGCCGCCCAATGAAGCCGGCGGTATCGCCAACGCCATCTTCGGCTCGTTCATCATGGTGGCTCTGGCCACTTTCGTGGGCACGCCCATAGGCGTGATGGCCGGGGTGTATCTGGCCGAGTACGACAAGAAAAGCTGGCTGGCATCCACCACGCGCTTTGTGAATGACATTCTGCTGTCGGCTCCTTCCATCGTGATCGGCCTGTTTGTCTACACCGTGGTGGTCACCCGCTTCAAGAGCTTCTCGGGCTATGCCGGTGTGGTGGCGCTGGCGCTGATCGTGATTCCGGTGGTCATTCGTACCACGGAAAACATGCTGGTGCTGGTGCCTTCCAGCCTGCGCGAAGCCGCTTACGCTTTGGGTACGCCCAAGTGGAAGGTCATCATGATGGTGACGCTGCGTGCAGCCCGTGCGGGCGTGATCACCGGCGTGCTGCTGGCCGTGGCACGGATTGCCGGCGAAACCGCGCCGCTGCTGTTCACGGCGCTCAACAACCAGTTCTGGAATGCAGACCTGTCCAAACCCATGGCCAGCTTGCCTGTGACCATCTTCAAATTTGCAATGAGCCCGTATGAGAACTGGCAACAACTGGCCTGGGCCGGTGTGTTCCTGATCACCGTGGCCGTGCTGGGACTGAATATCCTGGCGCGTTTCATTACCCGTCAAAAGTAA
- the pstC gene encoding phosphate ABC transporter permease PstC, protein MTSQDSAQRHTPPPPRAPLISGRLADRLFGGMARAAALLTLALLMAIMISLLIGAWPAISEYGLSFLTRSVWDPVKGEYGGLVMIYGTLATSLIALLIAVPVSFGIALFLTELSPAWLKRPLGTAIELLAAVPSIVYGMWGLMVFGPVLATYVQQPLQKLFDGVPYLGAFVSGPPVGIGILSAGIILAIMIIPFIASVMRDVFEVTPALLKESAYGLGSTTWEVVWKVVLPYTKTGVLGGVMLGLGRALGETMAVTFVIGNMNQLNSLSVFEAANSITSALANEFAEAGEGLHQASLIYLGLVLFFITFVVLALSKVLLSRLQKNEGARS, encoded by the coding sequence ATGACCTCTCAAGACTCTGCCCAGCGGCACACTCCTCCTCCGCCACGCGCGCCCCTGATTTCAGGGCGTCTGGCGGATCGTTTGTTTGGCGGCATGGCACGTGCAGCGGCCTTGCTGACGCTGGCCCTGTTGATGGCCATCATGATTTCTCTGCTGATAGGCGCCTGGCCTGCCATCAGCGAATATGGCCTGAGCTTTCTGACGCGCAGCGTATGGGATCCTGTCAAGGGCGAGTACGGCGGCCTGGTCATGATCTACGGCACCTTGGCCACCTCGCTGATTGCGCTGCTGATCGCCGTGCCCGTGAGCTTTGGCATTGCCTTGTTTCTGACCGAGCTGTCGCCCGCCTGGCTCAAGCGCCCGCTGGGCACCGCCATCGAGCTGCTGGCTGCCGTGCCCTCGATTGTTTACGGCATGTGGGGCCTGATGGTATTCGGCCCCGTGCTGGCCACCTATGTGCAGCAGCCGCTGCAAAAGCTGTTTGACGGCGTGCCTTATCTGGGGGCCTTTGTCTCCGGTCCGCCCGTAGGTATCGGCATTTTGTCGGCCGGCATCATCCTGGCCATCATGATCATCCCCTTCATTGCTTCGGTGATGCGCGATGTGTTCGAAGTGACGCCGGCTCTGCTCAAGGAGTCTGCCTACGGTCTGGGTTCCACCACCTGGGAGGTGGTCTGGAAGGTGGTACTGCCCTATACCAAGACCGGTGTGCTGGGCGGCGTGATGCTGGGCCTGGGCCGCGCTCTGGGTGAGACTATGGCCGTGACCTTTGTGATCGGCAATATGAATCAGCTGAACTCGCTGTCGGTGTTTGAGGCTGCCAATAGCATCACTTCGGCTCTGGCCAACGAGTTTGCCGAAGCCGGTGAGGGTCTGCATCAGGCTTCGCTGATCTATCTGGGTCTGGTGCTGTTCTTCATCACCTTTGTGGTGCTGGCACTGTCCAAGGTCTTGCTCAGCCGCCTGCAAAAGAATGAGGGAGCGCGCTCATGA
- the pstS gene encoding phosphate ABC transporter substrate-binding protein PstS: MKLSLIHVLVAGALSAGGLGQAFAQQEATGAGASFPAPLYSKWAADYHKATGVKINYQSVGSSAGIKQIEAKTVDFGASDEPLKDDELAKKGLVQFPTVIGGIVPVVNIKGIAPGQLKLSGQVLGDIYLGKITKWNDAAIVALNPGAPLPDATIAPVRRADGSGTTFGFTNYLSKVNAEWKEKVGEGKAVNWPTGAGGKGNEGVAAFVGRLPNSIGYVEYAYVKQNKLTYTQLKSADGTYVSPDDATFKAAAAGADWAKSFYQILTNQPGKDAWPITSATFILMHKTQEKPAQAVASLKFFEWAYKSSDKTAADLDYVPMPDAVKNVIYKSWAQIKDSSGKALPLQ; this comes from the coding sequence ATGAAGTTGTCCCTGATTCACGTTCTGGTGGCTGGTGCTTTGTCTGCTGGTGGCCTGGGCCAAGCGTTTGCCCAGCAGGAAGCTACCGGTGCCGGTGCGAGCTTCCCGGCTCCTTTGTACTCCAAGTGGGCCGCGGACTATCACAAGGCTACTGGCGTCAAGATCAACTACCAATCCGTGGGCTCCAGCGCGGGTATCAAGCAGATTGAAGCCAAGACGGTGGATTTCGGTGCTTCGGATGAGCCTCTGAAGGACGACGAGCTGGCCAAAAAGGGTCTGGTGCAGTTTCCCACGGTGATTGGCGGCATCGTGCCCGTGGTCAACATCAAGGGCATCGCTCCCGGTCAACTCAAGCTCTCCGGCCAGGTGCTGGGCGATATCTACCTGGGCAAGATCACCAAGTGGAACGATGCAGCCATCGTGGCCCTGAACCCCGGCGCACCTCTGCCTGACGCCACCATTGCTCCCGTACGCCGCGCCGATGGTTCGGGCACGACTTTCGGCTTCACCAACTACCTGTCCAAGGTCAATGCCGAGTGGAAGGAAAAAGTGGGTGAGGGCAAGGCGGTGAACTGGCCCACGGGTGCAGGTGGCAAGGGCAACGAAGGCGTGGCCGCTTTTGTGGGCCGTCTGCCCAACTCCATCGGTTATGTGGAGTACGCCTATGTCAAGCAAAACAAGCTGACCTATACCCAGCTCAAGTCGGCTGACGGTACCTATGTCTCTCCCGATGACGCGACATTCAAGGCGGCCGCTGCCGGTGCCGACTGGGCCAAAAGCTTCTACCAGATCCTGACCAACCAGCCCGGCAAGGATGCATGGCCCATCACCAGCGCCACCTTCATCCTGATGCACAAGACCCAGGAAAAGCCCGCTCAGGCCGTCGCTTCGTTGAAGTTCTTTGAATGGGCTTACAAATCGAGCGACAAGACTGCCGCCGATCTGGACTACGTGCCCATGCCCGACGCTGTCAAGAATGTGATCTACAAGTCCTGGGCTCAGATCAAGGACAGCTCCGGCAAGGCTTTGCCACTGCAGTAA